In Odontesthes bonariensis isolate fOdoBon6 chromosome 6, fOdoBon6.hap1, whole genome shotgun sequence, one genomic interval encodes:
- the golga3 gene encoding golgin subfamily A member 3 isoform X1: MEVDTGQPQAAQMESSAYRDDQVIKSKEAQAPIMECETQLKQGLDNAQNTKDIHNGPATSNEMPNGNGVVTGFSAAGDTLINGPLPPTAPPQSTSSPVNSQTQDPSTGVAAYPPMMLEKSEGASAEVTVHKGDTLQSLRLSMPMQETELSNQKPSLEMENEEKIRLEARRRLEEQLKQYRVQRHKERSHRTTAKNRPFSTLDPELMLHPEALPRANTVAMTKEYSFLRTSVPRGPKLGSLGIPPSKERKSRSPRPSKIHSLADYKSSESDGGGGGGGGVKTRDNTRGSVQSTISSVSTLSEVSVMSDISTCETEEQPSASLQVSDNVSEIDGSESGARQGNDGNDSDSSSYSSVSTKGTYGMLSAAVGRQQGPYTVEGREIAPEAMGEFPSLQQVLQAASEEQHLLEMEQGRGETAEPRSRRDSFSSSVSLESSVMGHDEMLQVLKEKMRLEGQLESLSSEANQALKEKTELQAQLATVNAQLQAKKEEAQASQEKQSALTTEVGTLRQNCGQLERAMVELQGSLESKNASLTSLSNDLKVSEDQYNRLMVKVEELQNTVTSRDNTVQDLRQQMGGLQSQLQQVQLERSTLQSRLKTSQAEIDSLQQVRQWYQQQLAMAQEARVRLQSEMANMQAGKMTQIGVMEHLKLENVTLSHQLTETQHRSIKEKERIAVQLQSIEADMLTQESAYKQIQDAKNMVEDDLQHKLDEFEEERERLIKLANTASTLERQLEQVKLTLSQKDLQLQSLQKEHLELMRQLTTTQENLHTKEQSINQLEAQYLELESQLAELQTEGSAKDDNIQYLQNEKIVLEVALQAARADKKELDEGAERLGEDVLVASDVLDQLRQEVQIKANQIETLQQDNNSLKKQAQKLKEQFQQQKVMVEAYRRDAISKDQLISELKSTKKRLLVEVKDLKQELLGAQGEKQKAELEQARLQKEVARVQDQMNDMEAHLEAIQTERDQLETQIQSLQFDQNQLAAVTQENEGLRKQVEQMEAEAKKAISEQKVRVKRLGTDLTSAQKEMKAKHKAYENAVGILSRRLQEALTDKETAEAELVKLKAQVSDGGNSQALQEKIESLQTELQAVTNSKTMLEKELQEVITLTSTELEEYQEKVLELEDELQESRCFKKRIRKLEDANKKLALELEHEKGKLDGLAQSHNALREHANILESALAKREADLVQLNLQVQAVLKRKEEEDQQMKQMVQTLQLSLEKEKTKVKDLKEQVAAAKAEAAHNRRHYRAAMLELSEIKKDLQAKEDFVKALQSEAQKLQAQDDQHTQEVSRFQEELSEAHAKLQILQKQLDEELAKQPLTNQEVEDLKWEVEQRQREIEAQKQQVEMMEQCHHRELDNVQTALQNIKVELESVQEELSDTRKDKFMLQAKVGELRNSMKTILLQNQQLKQDFKQNRLRRQQRMELKSEGNPSNPVTPVKIPDCPVPASLLDELLKPSTSVNKEPLNNLHNCLRQLKEEMDSLQKQMEEHTVTVHESMSSWTNAEEGLAELGLQNNVSKSPTAVNIAVMENNNDVEQQQS, translated from the exons ATGGAAGTGGATACTGGCCAACCACAGGCAGCTCAGATGGAGTCCAGTGCTTATCGGGATGACCAAGTTATTAAATCCAAAGAGGCACAAGCCCCCATAATGGAATGTGAAACACAATTGAAACAAGGGCTGGATAACGCACAAAACACAAAGGATATTCATAATG gtcctGCAACTTCAAATGAGATGCCAAATGGAAATGGAGTAGTAACTGGCTTCAGTGCTGCAGGGGATACTCTTATTAATGGGCCTTTGCCTCCGACAGCTCCTCCCCAGAGCACCAGCTCCCCTGTCAACTCGCAGACCCAAGATCCCTCCACAGGTGTGGCTGCTTATCCGCCCATGATGCTAGAGAAGTCTGAGGGGGCTAGTGCTGAGGTCACGGTTCACAAGGGTGATACTTTGCAGTCGCTCAGGCTCAGTATGCCTATGCAGGAGACTGAACTGT CTAACCAGAAGCCATCCCTGGAGATGGAGAATGAGGAAAAGATTCGCCTTGAAGCTCGCCGCCGACTGGAGGAGCAACTTAAACAATACAGAGTGCAGCGGCATAAGGAGAGA tCTCATCGCACTACTGCCAAAAACAGACCATTCAGTACTCTCGATCCAGAGCTCATGCTGCATCCGGAGGCACTACCCAGGGCTAACACTGTTGCTATGACAAAGGAATATTCTTTCCTGAGGACCAGCGTTCCACGAGGCCCCAAACTcggtagcctgggaattcccccTTCCAAGGAGAGAAAGTCCAGGTCGCCTCGCCCCAGCAAGATCCACTCCTTGGCTGACTACAAGTCTTCTGAGAGTgatggtggaggtggaggaggaggtggcgtGAAGACTAGAGATAACACCCGTGGCTCCGTACAGTCTACCATTAGCTCTGTGTCCACACTGTCTGAGGTCAGTGTGATGTCGGATATCAGCACCTGTGAGACAGAGGAGCAGCCCAGCGCTTCTCTCCAAGTCAGCGACAACGTGTCCGAAATCGATGGGAGTGAATCTGGAGCGAGGCAAGGCAATGATGGCAACGATAGTGACAGCTCTTCTTACAGCAGTGTGTCCACCAAGGGGACCTATGGtatgctctctgctgcagtgggAAGGCAGCAGGGGCCTTACACGGTGGAGGGGAGGGAGATTGCCCCTGAGGCCATGGGTGAGTTCCCGTCCCTACAGCAGGTGCTGCAGGCGGCCAGTGAAGAGCAGCACCTGCTGGAGATGGAGCAGGGAAGAGGAGAGACGGCCGAACCTCGCAGCCGCAGGGACAGTTTCTCTAGcag CGTGTCTTTGGAGAGTTCTGTGATGGGCCATGATGAAATGCTCCAGGTGCTGAAAGAGAAAATGAGACTCGAGGGTCAGCTGGAATCCTTGTCATCCGAGGCCAATCAG GCTTTGAAGGAGAAGACAGAGCTTCAGGCCCAGCTTGCTACAGTAAATGCTCAGCTGCAGGCTAAAAAGGAGGAAGCTCAAGCCAGCCAAGAGAAGCAGAGTGCCCTCACTACGGAGGTTGGCACACTGCGGCAAAACTGCGGCCAGCTAGAGAGGGCCATGGTGGAGCTTCAAGGCAGTCTGGAGAGCAAGAATGCCAGTCTGACTTCTCTGAGCAATGACCTGAAGGTTTCTGAAGATCAATATAACAGGCTGATGGTGAAGGTTGAGGAGTTGCAAAACACTGTAACTTCAAGGGACAACACAG TTCAGGATTTGCGTCAGCAGATGGGTGGCCTTCAGAGTCAGCTTCAGCAGGTGCAGCTGGAGCGCAGCACCCTTCAGAGCAGACTAAAGACCTCTCAGGCTGAGATTGACTCACTCCAGCAAGTCAGACAGTGGTACCAGCAGCAACTAGCAATGGCTCAAGAGGCAAGAGTACGACTGCAAAGCGAAATGGCCAACATGCAG GCTGGAAAGATGACTCAGATTGGTGTTATGGAACACCTTAAGCTGGAAAATGTGACACTTTCTCATCAACTCACCGAGACTCAACACCGCTCCATTAAAGAAAAAGAGCGTATTGCTGTACAGCTGCAGAGCATTGAG GCAGACATGCTGACCCAAGAGTCTGCTTACAAGCAGATCCAGGATGCAAAGAATATGGTGGAAGATGATCTGCAGCACAAATTAGATGAGTTTGAAGAAGAGCGAGAGCGCTTAATAAAACTAGCCAACACAGCTAGCACCCTGGAAAGGCAGCTGGAGCAG gtAAAGTTGACCCTTTCCCAAAAGGATTTGCAGCTGCAGTCCCTTCAGAAAGAACATCTGGAGCTGATGCGTCAGCTGACAACCACTCAGGAGAACCTACACACCAAAGAGCAGTCCATCAATCAGCTAGAGGCTCAGTACCTTGAGCTCGAGTCCCAGCTGGCTGAGCTGCAGACAGAAGGCAGTGCCAAGGATGACAACATCCAGTATCTCCAGAATGAAAAGATTGTTCTGGAGGTGGCACTCCAGGCGGCCCGAGCTGATAAGAAGGAACTTGATGAGGGTGCTGAGCGGCTGGGAGAAGATGTTCTGGTGGCCTCTGATGTATTGGATCAGCTGAGACAAGAAGTCCAAATCAAAGCCAATCAG ATTGAAACTTTACAACAAGATAATAATTCCCTGAAGAAACAAGCTCAGAAattaaaggagcagttccaGCAACAAAAG GTGATGGTGGAAGCATACCGCCGGGACGCCATCTCCAAAGACCAGTTGATTAGTGAACTCAAGTCCACCAAAAAACGTCTGTTGGTGGAGGTGAAGGACCTGAAGCAGGAGCTACTGGGTGCCCAGGGTGAGAAGCAGAAGGCAGAGCTGGAGCAGGCCCGGTTGCAGAAGGAGGTGGCAAGGGTCCAAGACCAAATGAATGACATGGAAGCGCACTTGGAAGCCATTCAGACAGAAAGGGATCAGCTAGAAACCCAGATTCAG TCTCTGCAGTTCGATCAGAACCAGCTGGCAGCAGTGACTCAAGAGAACGAGGGCCTGAGGAAACAGGTGGAGCAGATGGAGGCAGAAGCAAAAAA AGCCATCTCAGAGCAGAAGGTGCGTGTGAAGAGGCTGGGAACAGATCTGACCAGTGCTCAGAAGGAGATGAAAGCCAAACACAAGGCCTACGAGAATGCTGTGGGCATTTTGAGCAGGAGGCTTCAAGAGGCTCTGACTGACAAGGAGACCGCAGAAGCCGAGCTGGTTAAACTCAAGGCCCAGGTATCAGATGGAGGAAACAGCCAGGCCTTACAG GAGAAGATTGAATCTTTACAGACTGAGCTGCAAGCTGTAACCAACAGCAAGACTATGCTAGAGAAGGAGCTGCAGGAAGTGATCACCCTCACCTCCACAGAGCTGGAGGAGTATCAGGAGAAGGTTCTGGAGCTTGAGGATGAG ctTCAAGAGTCGCGCTGCTTCAAGAAGCGGATCAGGAAACTCGAGGATGCCAACAAGAAGTTGGCACTTGAGCTGGAACATGAAAAAGGGAAACTGGACGGATTAGCACAgtcccacaatgcattgcgggAACATGCTAACATTTTGGAGTCTGCCTTAGCAAAGAGGGAGGCTGATCTTGTCCAGCTCAACTTACAG gtTCAAGCTGTTCTTAAGCGTAAAGAGGAGGAGGACCAGCAAATGAAGCAGATGGTGCAAACTTTGCAACTTAGTTTGGAGAAAGAGAAAACCAAAGTTAAGGACCTGAAAGAACag GTGGCAGCAGCAAAGGCAGAGGCAGCCCATAATAGAAGGCACTACAGGGCAGCCATGCTGGAGCTGTCAGAGATCAAGAAAGACCTGCAGGCCAAAGAGGACTTTGTTAAAGCTTTGCAGAGTGAAGCTCAGAAACTTCA GGCTCAGGATGACCAGCACACTCAGGAAGTTTCCAGGTTCCAAGAGGAGCTTTCTGAGGCTCATGCCAAGCTTCAGATCCTCCAGAAACAACTTGATGAGGAGCTAGCTAAGCAGCCCCTCACCAATCAAGAG GTTGAAGACCTGAAATGGGAGGTGGAGCAGAGGCAGAGGGAGATTGAGGCTCAGAAGCAGCAGGTGGAGATGATGGAACAATGCCACCACAGGGAGCTGGATAACGTACAGACAGCTCTGCAG AACATCAAGGTGGAGCTGGAGTCTGTGCAGGAGGAGCTGAGCGACACCAGGAAGGACAAGTTCATGCTGCAGGCAAAGGTCGGTGAGCTGAGAAACAGCATGAAGACGatcctgctgcagaaccagcaaCTCAAACAAGACTTCAAGCAGAATCGACTAAGGAGG CAGCAGCGCATGGAGTTGAAGAGTGAAGGGAACCCATCCAACCCAGTGACGCCAGTTAAGATCCCAGACTGCCCAGTGCCTGCCTCTCTGTTGGATGAGTTGCTGAAACCATCAACTTCTGTCAACAAGGAACCCCTCAACAACTTGCACAACTGTCTACGGCAGCTGAA GGAGGAGATGGACAGCCTCCAGAAGCAGATGGAGGAACACACAGTAACAGTACATGAGTCAATGAGCTCATGGACAAATGCAGAGGAAGGACTGGCTGAACTGGGGCTTCAGAACAACGTCTCCAAATCGCCAACAGCGGTAAACATCGCGGTGATGGAAAATAACAATGACGTAGAACAGCAGCAATCATAA